In the Candidatus Palauibacter australiensis genome, one interval contains:
- a CDS encoding DUF5107 domain-containing protein, whose product MRVLDTYPFSDPNPVPVLATDRRLYPYHTFEGYAATSEPREWTVVTMENDLIEVFVLPEVGGKVWGAVVKATGHEFIYRNEVMKFRDIALRGPWTSGGLEFNFGVIGHTPATATPVDYLVRENADGSVSTIVGATDLPSRTPWRVEIRLPPDRAAFETRVLWYNPTPLEQPYYNWMTAAAFAQDDLELFVPGDAYLEHSGRERPWPEDEEGRFLPLYRNNAFGGHKSYHVVGALNDFFGGYYHDEDYGWGHWAPHEEMPGRKMWLWALSRAGGIWEDLLTDTDGQYVEFQAGRLHAQYQPGAHRNPVSQAGFDPFSASRWTEWWFPLEGTGGLTDASPHGAMHVERESDRLRVVVQAFGSGADTVKAWSAGEQVAARAVAFEALGPVTVEVDVAPGRPWRVAVPGLRLEACSRPGATGLAGVCGFGGEPSVSRPFGTNAEAWDALPETDRLVFEARELARGRRHADARTLYDRALAAEPWNREALLGLGTLALRSARHEEGLAHARRALQLDTYDPEANFLAGNLYLALGRRADALDSFGWAARSAAFRAAARTRLAELALEAGDMAEARRHAALALDHDRVGIPAREVLAIAARLEGDETGAARVQAEVLELDPLNHFVLAERYLAARAEGSGDEEATDGAEAARLTASMRSEVPGQTLLELAVGYANRGLPGDAARLLELADEVGGGPVAAVWLAFLTSDAELLRAEADPAFAFPYRPETLPVLRWAAAEDPQWGWRYLLGLNLWALDRDAEAAEVLAALGDEPDYGPAYAARAHLAEALGGDPGPDFRRAVELDPGNRLLHISLVRHLQQTGRWAEAREASGRGRELFPDDFNLALIHARGLIQAGEYREANGILAGTHVLPSENSGEAHRLYEFLHIGAALDELEAGNRPLARRHLEAALLWPESLGQGRPFDPDDRLVRFLFDAAAESPDGAPVPRAFETVTIASLRARIDSLAAAPSPIAAIEQDLLRRALAAAARLQR is encoded by the coding sequence GTGCGGGTTCTGGATACGTATCCGTTTTCGGATCCGAATCCCGTGCCGGTGCTGGCCACCGACCGGCGGCTGTACCCCTACCACACGTTCGAGGGGTACGCGGCGACATCGGAGCCCCGGGAGTGGACGGTCGTGACGATGGAGAACGACCTCATCGAGGTCTTCGTTCTTCCGGAAGTGGGCGGCAAGGTGTGGGGGGCCGTGGTGAAGGCGACCGGGCACGAGTTCATCTATCGGAACGAAGTGATGAAGTTCCGGGATATCGCGCTGCGCGGCCCGTGGACCTCGGGCGGCCTCGAGTTCAACTTTGGCGTCATCGGGCACACGCCGGCCACCGCCACGCCCGTCGACTACCTGGTGCGGGAGAACGCGGACGGCAGCGTGAGCACGATCGTCGGCGCCACCGACCTCCCGTCGCGGACGCCGTGGCGGGTTGAGATCCGGCTTCCGCCGGACCGCGCGGCCTTCGAGACGCGCGTCCTGTGGTACAATCCGACCCCGCTGGAGCAGCCCTACTACAACTGGATGACGGCCGCGGCCTTCGCGCAGGACGACCTGGAACTGTTCGTGCCCGGCGACGCCTACCTGGAGCACTCCGGGCGGGAGCGACCGTGGCCCGAAGACGAGGAGGGACGCTTCCTGCCGCTCTACCGCAACAACGCGTTCGGGGGACACAAGTCCTACCACGTCGTCGGGGCGCTGAACGACTTCTTCGGCGGCTACTACCACGACGAGGACTACGGCTGGGGGCACTGGGCCCCGCACGAGGAGATGCCGGGGCGCAAGATGTGGCTGTGGGCGCTCTCGCGGGCGGGGGGCATCTGGGAGGACCTCCTCACCGACACCGACGGGCAGTACGTCGAGTTCCAGGCCGGACGGCTCCATGCGCAGTACCAGCCGGGAGCGCACCGCAACCCGGTCTCGCAGGCCGGGTTCGATCCCTTCTCGGCCAGCCGCTGGACCGAGTGGTGGTTCCCGCTGGAGGGGACGGGCGGGCTCACGGACGCTTCGCCTCACGGAGCCATGCACGTCGAACGGGAGAGCGACCGCCTGCGGGTCGTGGTCCAGGCGTTCGGATCCGGGGCCGACACCGTGAAGGCATGGTCGGCCGGCGAACAGGTCGCCGCCCGAGCGGTGGCGTTCGAGGCCCTGGGTCCCGTGACGGTCGAGGTCGACGTCGCGCCCGGGCGCCCGTGGCGCGTTGCCGTGCCGGGGCTCCGCCTGGAAGCCTGCTCGAGGCCGGGCGCGACCGGTCTCGCCGGGGTGTGCGGATTCGGCGGAGAGCCCTCGGTGTCCCGGCCGTTCGGGACGAACGCCGAGGCGTGGGACGCGCTTCCGGAGACGGATCGCCTGGTGTTCGAGGCAAGGGAGCTGGCGCGGGGCCGCCGCCATGCCGACGCGCGGACGCTGTACGACCGGGCGCTCGCCGCCGAGCCCTGGAACCGGGAGGCATTGCTGGGTCTCGGCACGCTGGCCCTGAGGTCGGCCCGCCATGAGGAGGGTCTCGCCCACGCCCGGCGCGCGCTCCAACTCGACACCTACGATCCGGAGGCCAACTTCCTCGCCGGCAACCTGTACCTCGCCCTCGGGCGCCGCGCCGATGCGCTCGACTCGTTCGGCTGGGCCGCCCGGTCAGCGGCGTTCCGGGCCGCGGCCCGCACTCGGCTGGCGGAGTTGGCGCTGGAGGCGGGGGACATGGCCGAAGCGCGCCGCCACGCCGCGCTGGCGCTCGACCACGACCGCGTGGGTATTCCGGCCCGCGAGGTGCTCGCGATCGCGGCGCGCCTGGAGGGAGACGAGACGGGCGCGGCGCGCGTGCAGGCGGAGGTGCTGGAGCTCGACCCGCTGAACCACTTCGTGCTGGCCGAGCGCTATCTCGCCGCGCGGGCCGAGGGATCCGGCGACGAGGAGGCGACGGACGGAGCGGAGGCGGCGCGCCTCACCGCGTCGATGCGGAGCGAGGTTCCGGGGCAAACGCTGCTGGAACTCGCCGTGGGCTACGCGAACCGCGGGCTGCCCGGCGATGCCGCGCGCCTGCTCGAGTTGGCGGACGAGGTGGGCGGCGGCCCCGTGGCCGCGGTCTGGCTCGCCTTCCTGACGAGTGACGCGGAGCTGCTGCGGGCGGAGGCCGATCCCGCCTTCGCCTTCCCCTACCGCCCCGAGACCCTGCCGGTCCTGCGCTGGGCGGCCGCCGAAGACCCGCAGTGGGGCTGGCGCTACCTGCTGGGCCTGAACCTGTGGGCACTCGACCGCGACGCCGAGGCGGCGGAGGTGCTGGCGGCCCTGGGCGACGAGCCCGATTACGGCCCCGCCTACGCGGCGCGCGCGCACCTGGCGGAGGCCCTGGGCGGCGACCCCGGGCCCGACTTCCGCCGCGCGGTCGAGCTGGATCCCGGAAACCGCCTCCTCCATATCTCCCTCGTCCGGCACCTGCAGCAAACCGGACGCTGGGCCGAGGCGCGCGAGGCGTCCGGCCGGGGACGGGAACTCTTCCCGGACGACTTCAACCTCGCACTCATCCACGCGCGGGGGCTCATCCAGGCGGGCGAGTACCGCGAGGCCAACGGGATCCTTGCCGGCACCCACGTACTCCCCTCGGAGAATTCCGGCGAGGCCCACCGCCTGTACGAATTCCTGCACATCGGGGCCGCGCTCGACGAACTGGAGGCCGGGAACCGCCCGCTCGCCCGCCGTCACCTGGAAGCGGCGCTGCTGTGGCCCGAATCGCTCGGCCAGGGCCGTCCCTTCGACCCCGACGACCGCCTCGTGAGGTTCCTGTTCGACGCGGCGGCGGAAAGCCCCGACGGCGCACCCGTACCCCGGGCCTTCGAGACCGTCACCATCGCCTCGCTGCGCGCGCGCATCGATTCGCTCGCCGCCGCCCCATCCCCGATCGCAGCGATCGAGCAGGACCTCCTGCGCCGGGCCCTCGCCGCCGCCGCCCGCCTGCAACGCTAG
- a CDS encoding type II toxin-antitoxin system HicA family toxin encodes MPPVPVLKPREVISILGALGFKEVRHRGSHKRFRHPDGRATTVPVHGGRDVSPVLLRRIAREVGLTIHEFVEHRR; translated from the coding sequence GTGCCGCCGGTCCCTGTCCTCAAGCCGCGCGAGGTGATTTCGATCCTCGGCGCACTCGGGTTCAAGGAAGTGCGACACCGGGGGTCCCACAAGCGGTTCCGCCATCCTGATGGCCGTGCAACCACCGTACCCGTCCATGGCGGCCGGGACGTGTCACCCGTACTGCTCCGCAGAATCGCCCGCGAAGTCGGCCTGACGATTCACGAGTTCGTTGAACACCGGCGATAG
- a CDS encoding type II toxin-antitoxin system HicB family antitoxin, with the protein MQTYTAVVERCPDTGLYVGYVPGFQGAHSQGETLEELNRNLKEVIAMLLEEGTPALVGEYVGTQTVVLA; encoded by the coding sequence ATGCAAACCTACACTGCCGTCGTGGAGCGCTGCCCCGACACGGGCCTTTACGTGGGCTACGTGCCCGGTTTCCAGGGTGCGCACAGCCAAGGCGAGACCCTTGAGGAACTCAACCGGAATCTCAAGGAAGTGATCGCCATGCTTCTCGAGGAAGGGACGCCCGCGCTCGTTGGCGAGTACGTAGGTACGCAGACCGTCGTCCTGGCCTAG